Within the Megalops cyprinoides isolate fMegCyp1 chromosome 10, fMegCyp1.pri, whole genome shotgun sequence genome, the region CGCCCAAACCATCCTGAAATGTAAAAGACAGGCATCTCCTAACTAAAAtttcctccctccatccctgctcTTACCAGTTCTTCGTCTTGCTTGGCACTGGTCTTGCACAGCAGTTTCAAGCGACATAGTCGATTACAGGCCCACACCATGTTATAGGACATCTACAGaataagagagaaagagagaaaaaaataaggacAGTAAGGAAAAGATGACATAGCAGCAGACCTGTGAATGTGGATGTAATACAAGCACTGAGCAACAgaagtcattacattacactgcatcacattacattcatttagcagacgctcttatccagagagtcTTCCAGcgcaatagaacagaagtgcatccattcaagcagtgtcagaccaggctaacaacagtGCCAGTCcagagagtgtgagcataacactattcaagccataccacaggttaacttgtgcaatctgactggacaagggaagccaagtatactaccatacatcagtcactagaacacagaatccaaaacacatcacaatacgacttgtaaaataaacaacattataACAAATAGCAGGTTTTAGGGAGctgggattgaggtggaacctagatgcagtctgaggaggtgagtcttcagtctgtgtcggaTGATGGGCAATGATTCCACTGTTCTGACCCCTGAgggaagttcattccatcactgagggaccagtacaggcAGGAATCGTGTTCAAGAGGAACGACCCTGCCAGGACAGGACAGTGAGCTACCCCCACGGTTGCAGAACGCAGCGATCTTGGCGGAACATAGATCATGCTCACCACACAAGTCAGGCTGATAACAGCATGGTTCATCAACACAGCAGAACACACCGCATCTTCCTTTCTGTTTCCACACATTCTGTTGTGCAGGCATCTAGCCTCACCTTCCACTTCCTCTTGGCGTTGAACTTCTTGAAGTTCTTCATGTTGATCGATGAGCGGCTTCTGTTGGCTGCCTGTTTTCGTGTAAGGGGCTGAGATGGGAAATAAGGACGTGGTATGGTTTGTACAGTGACAAAATATCAGCACATATCAAAATACAATGAATGGCATTCCCAAtttctttctcccctttttttcttatttatcaATCGCTTTCTctacctctccccctctccccattcCTCACCTTGATCCAGGgatgtagcagacactcttcgGCTGTCATTCTCTCACtgggcagacagacaaacaaggGTGTGATGTATATAACTGAAGCTGATACTTATAGCTTTAATTGTTCCTGGTGACATCACACAAGACAATGTTTTGCATATGGCACAGCTGACAAAAAGCATTATAGAACTCATTTTCACAGCTTAACATTTGCTGTGCCACACAGTGACCTTAGGATCCAAAAGCAACCCTATTCTGCTTCCCTCTGGTCATCAATACTGTCctataaatattacaatacacTTTTGCAATAGTATATGCTACACACTCTAAAATATCAGTCTATTTCATATTGTGTTCTTAGTTTCCAACATAAAACTGATAAATCACCAATGGACTAATTACTTTGGATCTTTCAGCAGAAGCTTCTGAATAAAATCTTTGGCCATGTCACTAGTCTGGCTAAAATACAGGTCTTCAAATTCGTAGTTCATCCCGACGATATTTCTTAGCGTCTCCTCATCTGTATCTCCTTGGAAGGGGGACATACCGCTCAGCCTGCAGAACAGTAGCACACAGTCAACATTTGACATATACAGACATCTCAAAAGTATCTCAAAAGCCACTCAAATTTGACTGATCAACCCAGATACTCACATGATGTAAGTGATAACACCTATActcctgaagagagagagaagaaaaacataacaatccctgaattttcaaattattttgttaattattatACCAAACAGACGGGATAAAGGAATCAGGATATTCATTTACAGCATAATTATGGGAGAGGTTTTCAATCTTAATACAGAGTTGTACCTTTTTTGGTCCAAGACTGTGTCTCAAATGCCACTTGATGAAGTTTGTCCCCTTAGTGTTCTTATGATCTTTGATTATTTACCTAGTTCCCATGTACTCCCCTCCAATCCTTTTAAGTACCCCTGGGGAGTGGGGGAGTACATACACTCCTGGTTGAAAACCTCTAGGCCCTGGTATTGCCATTTAACTAAGGTGCAATATTAGGATTTGTTtataatatttctttaaattgtAATAAAGCTCACCACATGTCTGCTGATATGCTCAGGGGCTCGTAGTTTATCACCTCAGGGGCTGGGGAGGTTAAGACATTTTTAAGAGTGAGTTCATCTACACACAGTCTGCTTGTTCACAGAATACcaacagagaaagaagaagagataggagaaagagaaaaggagattCACATCAATGTAACACATTTGGAGACAGGCAGAAGTTAATCAAGAACTGCAAGAAACTGGCGGGCTGGGTTCCACTGAGGAAAACTGAAGTGCGGACTGAGCTAACAAGTAACATTCCTTCAACGCTTCTGCAACGCTGTGAGAATGTATTAAGCCTTGCTGAGAAAGTCCGTCTCCGTGTCATGTGCAGTTAGAAGTCACACCCGGCTTGCTCAAGATCTTCCGGTTCGGACAGTGGAAACTTCACACTGTTGGCCAAACAGCCCTCTCACTACCTCTCTACTCCACCTCAGACTGCAAAGTCACTTCCTGAACCCAACCGCATCTCCTTTaccatctccatggcaaccaaaGACCCTTCAAACCACTCTTTTACACTGATCTCCGTAAGTGTAGACACATAAAGCAACGTAATCCATATATATAATCCATACAGATTAATATCCATAGCCGACTGTACCACTCACCGATGTATTGGGGGGTGCCACACAGACTTCTGTATTCTTCCCCTGGTGTGAGGCACTGGGCCAGTCCAAAGTCAATGATCTTGATGTGTGGGTGTTCCACATGCTTGTCTGACAACATTATGTTCTCTGGCTGAATGCAGGAAAAAAGGGAACCGGACACCCAGTGAAAACTTTAATGcatacacaaaatgaaacataataaCTGTGGTACCTCCCCTGCCATTTCATTCCCCATGAGAGCTCTTCTCTAGGATAACACTAACAATACTCATGACAAACGATAGCCATACAACCATGCCAGCGTAAAACTGACagtgcagaggcagagagataaTAAGTAAGTAATAAGTAAGGGGCACCCTGGTGACAGAGGCACATGGCAGAGGATGATACTTTGAAGGCTACTGGTTTTCATGAGAGCATAAGATGTCCACATGTGCGCCTCACGACCGCATGTGGTTATGAACTCACTGCTACCTAGTTTCAGTTTACATTTCCAGTTCCACGCACAAAACTGACATATAGTATGATGACGCATCTCTTGTAAGTCAAAGGGCACCTGCTCTCTCGATTGCACCTTGCTTCCAGATCTGTTattgtttcagtaaaacagCTGCACtattaaactgcatttttggtatttagcagacacttttatccagagcaacttacacaggttataatttttacgttacccatttatgcagctagaGATTTACTGAAGCgattctggggtaagtaccttgctcaatgGTACAATAGCAGctcccctgtggggaatcaaaccggcaaccttttggttacaagtacTTGTCCTTACCACTGCTACGACACACTGCTACGACTATACTACCCTATTGCAGTCCCTATGACTGGATGTTACACTGACGGATGCCCATGAGGTGTAACATGCAGTAAGAGCCTGAAATAGGATTCACAGTTGATGACCTCCGATGTGGGTGTGTACAGTCAGGGAAGAATCAGGGGTCAAGGAGGGCCATGTTTGCAGACACGCTGTTTAGCTGTAAACAGCATGTAATACCTTCATCATGGGATAAAAGCGGCACACTGCAGCCTTCATATAAGACTTGGTGGACCGTGTGGCAGGGCAAAGCTCAATGCGACGCTGTGCAGAAAGTTTACCTTGAGGTCAAAGTGGGCGATGTGCTTGCTGTGCATGAAGCCCACCCCTTGCAGGATCTGCTTGATGAATTCAATGGCCTCATTCTCTGACAGATTCTCCTTCTCTGCGATGAAGTCAAACAGCTCCCCGCCACTGatactgagggagagagggaagagagaaagtgagagaggaaggaagtgaaaaagcagtgggggggggggggggggggcacacactgacagaaagtTTACCATAAAATTGGATCAGTTAAAATGAGACTAACTGAACTTGTTTTGGAAGGTTTAATTAATGGGAAAGTCAATAGTTCTGTCTGTGGCACTGCAGACCGATGCACAGAGAATCCATACTGGAGTATTGGCATCAGTGCAGACAAGTACACAACTGCCAGTACTGAGGCACACAATCAGTAGAAAAACAATACCCATACCACACAGCCAGTacagagaagaaaaggaaagatgGTCCAAGGAGACTAAATGAACCAAGCTTTGAATCGCAGACAGCTGTGTTCAAAACTGTGAGAATTTCATTTAGCCTCATTGTTCGACAGCCCTCGGCATTAGCAGCTGGCTCAGCCACAAAGAGATCAGGTTCTAGGCTTTGTCTTTAAATAGCTGGCCCCCGTGTCTCTGGTTacactgtcctctctctttgtAACCTCGCTCCACAACAGATGTTTGCCCATGGAAATGTCACCCCGGAACAATTTACCTCCTGTTTGTTAGAGACGCTATCACAAGGAGCCAGGCCCCATTGACACCTAATCCCCCCCGATTAATTGGAACAACAGTACAATATTCTCATTCAGAAAGCAGCCATTAATGGCAGAGTTCAGGCCTTATAAatactgaaagacaaaaaaggacCTAGCAAAACATGGCATTGATCAAATCTCTGGTCATCTTTTCACACCATCCTGCTCTCTCTAGAGGTTGAAGATGTTACACATCCCTATATATAACTCTTTCTACCAGCCCATAGTCCACTAAATATCCATGACCTTTGGCCCTCCAGTTGCTTGCTCAAAAGCTCCTGTCGAATGCTTcctattttcagtttaattacatAACAAGGGCTGATAAGTAAGATTTCTAAATTGTGGTTTTCATGCATTTCTAGGTTGTCAGGTTATATTTCTTTGCTATACATCCAAACTTTCCTCTTTGACTACAACATGTTCTCTGATCCATGCAAATGGAGAATTCTAgtaatatgaaatgaatgaaaagagtAATCCACAAATCAATCCTCATGTGATTGGATTACCAGCCTTTTCAGCACCATCCCCCTCCCcaatcccctcccccctcactcacAGCTCCACAATGAGCACCACCTCTGCCCTGCTCTCGAACACGTCTCGCAGGGCCATGATGTTGTGGTGCTGCAGGGCCTGCAGaatctccacctccctctccacGCTCTTCCTCTCCAGCCCCAGCCGGCTGCTGGCGTTCTTCCGCAGCTTCAGAAACTTCCCAGCCCAGAGAATCCCCGTGGCCCGCTCACGCACCTCCCGCACCTGCCCAAAGTGACCACTAGGGCAGCGACAAAGAGTCAAAGAGTGGGTTGGCAGACTACCTCattgagataaaaaaaacacccctgatttttgtacattatatattaaccatatacataaacacacacacacacatatacagtatatgtgcataatatcataatattacaatgcattataatgtatattataatattctactattcatgcatacatttactattaattatttataaaagaatttatcatttatatatcTGTAATTCATACAACAAAGATATACAACATAatagacagatacacacacacacacacacacacacacacacagaaagacatgAACATTCAACAGAGGCTCAACACATCTCCTCCCTTCTCTAAAATTACTTCACCTCTTGAGACTGACTAACTGAACTGTGAAGTAGTAAAAGCACTGGACTTTGCAAGCAAACTCTGGATGTGAAGGCTGGGAGCTGACTTGATGTATACTTCCGCAGAGATTCACCTGATCCTTCCTTACCTGCCCAGTAGGTCTCCTATCTCGTAGAGGTCTTCCACATTCTCTAGTTTGAAAAGGGCCATCTTGcggtcactctctctctctcgctctctctctcactggttCCCTGGTAAGTTCAACAGCACACACCTGCTACCGCATGCTGCACCAGCCTGAAGTACAGGGCAAAGAGACACATAGGGGTCAGAcctgactgacagagagagacacacattgACAACAAAATGAATAGCTTTTACCCAGCTTCTTTCAAAGCTGCCATATAAATGCCAAATCTTGACAATCTTTTCACCAGGCCACAATTAAGCAGCATGCTTACATAATGTGACAGTTTAAATgttatgaaagttttttttttttaactaccaACGGTTGTTCATTTTGTGCGCTGTCTGTATCAGTTACTCTTTATTACTAGAGGCCACAGAGGGTAGGAGTGATTAATACCAATGGCAGGTCACCTTTAGAGGAAAAAGCAGAGTGACAGATACTAAAATGCCACTGGAAAGAGATGAGAGGAGAAAGATGAGGACAGAAGACAGATACAGGAATGAAAAAAGCACACTGTCTTTATAAAGCCACAAGAGGAGAACTGCCAGAAGGGAATTTCAAATAGATGCTTTAAATCTGATAGCGCAGTTAACAAACCACATTTTGAGACTGTGATTTATAGTTAGAAAGAGATAgcggcagaggaagagagagagaaaagagagggagtggaCTGTAAAAAAAGAGATAGACCTATGAGAGGTTGCTGTGTTCTGCAAAATTATCTCTTGAAGCGAATGTGAGTGTTGGGGATGGATGAaaagagtgggggagggagcaAGCATGTGAGTGTAAGAGGAGATACGGAGAAAGTGTATGCAGACCTGTAACAAAATACAGAGTGCCACAGTGTTAGTAGTTATCAAGCAGTTATCAAGCTGTGCAGACATTATTGATCCTTTACGTATGTGTgcaatatctctctctctctctctctctctctctcacacacacacacacacgctgatgTCCTTAACCTCTTCGtatgtgacttattttatgctatgtagcacgcgtgttatGTAtagttcattatgttttcattagcattactaagcttctcatagttctcactgccgcatttgctatactttgtaacgttaaatcaccgtttcctcaaagctaacgttagctagaatttttcccatctagtgttctaatcacactggtttgaccgtacatgcgaaagggctaatcacaacagtgtgactgtatgtgtgaaagggttaatctTGATGTTCTATAAAAattcatatatacacattcatatatatacacagcCCCTGCCCCTCATTCCACCCAGTTTGTCtctgttttccctttctgtttttttctgtcctctttcctctttATCTCCCTGTCCATATGTCATTATGTTGATCCCTCTCACCACGTACAAAATCTCTCCCAGCTGTTGTTGATTCCTGTACAGTACGTAGCCTGAAGTCAAATCCACGCCATGTGGACACTGCCCAAAATGTTTGCGC harbors:
- the LOC118784577 gene encoding death-associated protein kinase 2-like, giving the protein MALFKLENVEDLYEIGDLLGSGHFGQVREVRERATGILWAGKFLKLRKNASSRLGLERKSVEREVEILQALQHHNIMALRDVFESRAEVVLIVELISGGELFDFIAEKENLSENEAIEFIKQILQGVGFMHSKHIAHFDLKPENIMLSDKHVEHPHIKIIDFGLAQCLTPGEEYRSLCGTPQYIAPEVINYEPLSISADMWSIGVITYIMLSGMSPFQGDTDEETLRNIVGMNYEFEDLYFSQTSDMAKDFIQKLLLKDPNERMTAEECLLHPWIKPLTRKQAANRSRSSINMKNFKKFNAKRKWKMSYNMVWACNRLCRLKLLCKTSAKQDEELRKCESDQEDTETKPASLIRRRLSSNS